The proteins below are encoded in one region of Sedimentibacter sp. zth1:
- the atpB gene encoding F0F1 ATP synthase subunit A, which translates to MESGFGPLVVWNFKIPFTDIIIPITNTVTTTWLIMIVITITCILVTRNFEKIPKKVQNFVELLVDTINNLTKQTMGEDKVRFAPYMGTILIFMAIANTIGIIGLRPPTADLNTTLAFGLVTFCLIQYNAVKSKGVVKRLKGFTEPIFLFTPMNLISEITNPISLGFRLFGNIVGGLIIMNLFYGLLATLSTSLFGPNALPVFQLLLPLPFHGYFDIFAGLLQSFIFAMLTMVNVSMAMD; encoded by the coding sequence ATGGAGAGTGGATTTGGACCTTTGGTGGTATGGAATTTTAAAATACCATTTACGGATATTATTATACCGATAACAAATACTGTTACAACAACATGGCTAATAATGATTGTAATAACAATAACATGTATTCTAGTAACAAGAAATTTTGAAAAAATTCCTAAAAAGGTACAGAATTTTGTTGAATTATTGGTAGATACTATTAACAATCTAACGAAGCAGACCATGGGTGAAGATAAAGTGCGATTTGCTCCTTATATGGGCACTATTTTAATATTTATGGCTATAGCAAATACTATAGGAATAATAGGATTAAGACCTCCAACAGCAGATCTTAATACTACTTTAGCTTTTGGTTTAGTAACATTTTGTCTTATTCAGTACAATGCTGTTAAATCAAAGGGAGTTGTTAAAAGATTAAAAGGTTTTACAGAACCTATATTTTTATTTACACCTATGAATCTTATTAGTGAAATAACAAATCCTATATCATTAGGATTTCGTCTGTTTGGTAATATAGTAGGAGGTCTTATAATTATGAATTTATTTTACGGTTTATTAGCAACCCTAAGTACATCCCTATTTGGACCAAATGCTTTGCCAGTATTTCAATTATTATTACCATTACCATTCCACGGATATTTTGATATTTTTGCAGGACTATTGCAGTCATTTATATTTGCAATGTTAACAATGGTTAACGTGTCTATGGCTATGGATTAA
- a CDS encoding L-threonylcarbamoyladenylate synthase, whose protein sequence is MNDLKTKVVKVDPDNIDLNVLQEAAEIINNGGLVVFPTETVYGLGADALNEDACAKVFEAKGRPQDNPLIVHIIDINDLNTIVEEIPSNARILAKNFWPGPLTMLFKRKPIIKDIVTAGLDTVGIRMPKNKIALELIRLSKTPIAAPSANTSGKPSPTEASHVIEDLYGKVDMIIDGGSTSIGLESSVVDVTVDIPMILRPGGVTSEDIKSVLGSCDYDPAIIKNDEKIIPRSPGQKYRHYSPKAKVITYKGSINKMVEQIQKDCKLYLDNGSKVGIMATDQTKNNYQQGIVSSIGDRNNPITIASNLFRQLRNFDKLGVDVILSESFEEQNIGKAIMNRLGKASSEIKTLPNFNLLLICTGNTCRSCIAEGIIKNVLYNKNLPIDVCSAGISAIDGESASKYAVEALKEINIDISNYKSKVINDKMLEKANLILTMTEKHKHILLRTNKEISDKIYTFKEYVNSDVSLDILDPYGQDLDVYRKCRDEIKESVNNVISKIHL, encoded by the coding sequence ATGAATGATTTGAAGACTAAGGTTGTAAAGGTTGATCCTGATAACATTGATTTGAATGTTTTACAAGAAGCAGCAGAAATAATAAATAATGGTGGGTTGGTTGTATTTCCGACAGAAACTGTTTATGGGCTTGGTGCGGATGCTTTAAATGAAGATGCATGTGCCAAAGTATTTGAAGCCAAAGGTAGACCACAGGACAATCCATTAATAGTTCATATTATAGATATTAACGATTTGAATACTATTGTTGAAGAGATACCGAGTAACGCACGTATATTGGCTAAAAATTTTTGGCCAGGTCCGTTAACTATGTTGTTTAAAAGAAAACCAATTATTAAAGATATAGTTACTGCAGGATTAGATACAGTTGGCATAAGGATGCCGAAAAATAAGATTGCATTAGAATTGATTAGATTAAGTAAAACACCTATCGCTGCACCGAGTGCTAACACATCAGGAAAACCAAGTCCAACAGAGGCTTCACATGTTATAGAAGATTTGTATGGTAAGGTTGACATGATAATTGATGGTGGAAGTACAAGTATAGGACTTGAATCTTCTGTTGTCGATGTAACAGTGGATATACCGATGATTTTAAGACCAGGTGGAGTAACTAGCGAAGATATCAAGAGCGTTCTGGGTAGCTGTGATTATGATCCAGCTATTATTAAGAATGATGAGAAAATAATTCCTAGATCACCGGGACAAAAATATAGACACTATTCGCCAAAGGCTAAGGTTATTACATATAAGGGTAGTATTAATAAAATGGTGGAACAGATACAAAAAGACTGTAAGTTATATTTAGATAACGGTAGTAAAGTTGGAATTATGGCAACTGATCAAACCAAAAATAATTATCAACAAGGAATAGTGTCTAGTATAGGAGATAGGAATAATCCTATTACAATTGCTTCAAATTTGTTTAGACAACTTAGAAATTTTGATAAGCTTGGAGTAGATGTAATTCTTTCGGAATCATTTGAGGAACAAAATATTGGAAAAGCTATAATGAATAGACTTGGTAAGGCTTCAAGTGAAATTAAGACATTGCCTAATTTTAATTTATTATTAATATGTACTGGAAATACATGCAGAAGTTGTATAGCAGAGGGTATAATAAAAAATGTTTTATATAATAAAAATTTACCAATTGATGTATGCTCAGCTGGTATTAGTGCTATAGATGGCGAATCAGCAAGCAAATATGCTGTAGAGGCATTAAAGGAAATTAATATTGATATATCAAATTATAAATCAAAAGTTATAAACGATAAAATGCTTGAAAAGGCTAATTTAATACTTACTATGACTGAAAAACATAAACATATTTTATTAAGGACTAATAAAGAAATAAGTGATAAGATATATACGTTTAAAGAATATGTCAATTCAGATGTATCACTTGATATTCTAGATCCATATGGACAGGATTTGGATGTATATAGAAAATGTAGAGATGAAATTAAAGAAAGTGTAAATAATGTTATAAGTAAAATACATTTATAA
- a CDS encoding ATP synthase subunit I, translating to MNKTAKLQYKIILIDVIVLIVLIILALFFTNDSVAWIKGYIFGGLIGILNFLLLGQTVKKVVTMSPRGAKTYATANYFVRLTITAVVLIIALKANYLNAISVIIGLLLIKYIIYFSQIFNNKSSFKRMTKRKEEK from the coding sequence GTGAACAAAACAGCTAAATTACAGTATAAAATAATATTAATTGATGTAATTGTGCTAATAGTATTAATAATACTAGCCTTGTTTTTTACAAATGATTCAGTAGCTTGGATTAAAGGGTACATTTTCGGAGGTTTAATAGGTATTTTAAATTTTTTGTTATTAGGTCAAACAGTAAAAAAAGTTGTTACAATGTCACCTAGAGGTGCAAAAACATATGCTACAGCAAATTATTTTGTAAGATTAACAATCACGGCTGTAGTTTTAATTATAGCTTTAAAGGCTAACTATTTAAATGCAATTAGTGTAATAATAGGGCTTTTATTAATAAAATATATAATTTATTTTTCACAAATATTTAATAACAAAAGCAGTTTCAAAAGAATGACAAAAAGAAAGGAGGAAAAATAA
- the atpF gene encoding F0F1 ATP synthase subunit B → MLERLGLVNVDATLFIMLINIGILYFVLKKFLFKPVTAFMDKRSKGIEDSIKDAENKVKDAEKYKNNYLDKLNNAQIERKEIIDKAVYNANLKADNILKEAKSEASALKVKADKDIELERKKAYNDVKSEISSIAIMAASKVLESEVDEKKNSELINKFIEEVGEVKWQN, encoded by the coding sequence ATGCTTGAGAGACTTGGTCTTGTTAATGTAGACGCTACATTATTTATAATGCTAATAAATATTGGTATATTATATTTTGTCTTGAAAAAATTTCTTTTCAAACCTGTTACTGCTTTTATGGATAAAAGAAGTAAGGGAATTGAAGACTCAATAAAAGATGCTGAAAACAAAGTAAAAGATGCTGAAAAATATAAAAACAATTATTTAGATAAACTTAATAATGCTCAAATTGAGAGAAAAGAAATAATTGACAAGGCTGTTTACAATGCTAATTTAAAAGCAGATAATATACTAAAAGAAGCTAAATCAGAGGCTTCAGCATTAAAAGTAAAAGCGGATAAGGATATTGAATTAGAGCGTAAAAAGGCTTACAACGATGTTAAGAGTGAAATATCATCTATAGCTATTATGGCTGCTAGTAAAGTTTTGGAATCGGAAGTTGATGAAAAGAAGAACAGTGAGTTGATTAATAAATTCATTGAAGAGGTAGGGGAAGTTAAATGGCAGAATTAG
- a CDS encoding MazG nucleotide pyrophosphohydrolase domain-containing protein: MCTINIIGLGTGELEDLSVKAYNTLKSNIPTFLRTERHSITKEMLKNGIKYETFDNFFVEFVDFNEIYEKIVEKVVEKVKKYGKINYCIPGSPYLGDVVTKKLLALCDDEIKIEIYDAKSFLEECLTLSGYADYKSIKVLDCLEIDEFSFDINSVNFITQIDRQDVASNIKIMLMESYSDSHEVLKIDVLNKNIKKIPLYLLDQERNYEFSTYFCILPIESYKKPLYNINNLFRVTKILRGPEGCPWDRKQTHDTCKQCFTDEVNEALDAIDNKDYENLCEELGDVLFQVVFHSEIASEEGYFNINDVINNVCEKMIRRHPHVFGDDKAVTTEEALKIWNKEKQKEKEK; this comes from the coding sequence ATGTGTACAATTAATATTATTGGATTAGGAACAGGTGAGTTGGAAGATTTATCAGTTAAAGCTTATAATACTCTTAAAAGTAACATACCTACATTCTTAAGAACAGAAAGACATTCAATTACAAAAGAAATGTTAAAAAATGGAATAAAATATGAGACGTTCGACAATTTTTTTGTTGAATTTGTAGATTTTAATGAAATTTATGAAAAAATTGTTGAAAAAGTTGTTGAAAAAGTGAAAAAATATGGTAAAATTAATTATTGCATTCCAGGTAGTCCATATTTAGGGGATGTGGTTACGAAAAAATTACTAGCACTGTGTGATGATGAAATTAAAATCGAGATATATGATGCGAAAAGCTTTTTGGAGGAATGTTTAACTTTATCAGGTTATGCAGACTATAAAAGCATAAAAGTTTTGGATTGTTTAGAGATTGATGAATTTAGCTTTGATATTAATTCTGTAAATTTTATCACGCAGATAGATAGACAAGATGTTGCTTCAAATATTAAAATTATGCTTATGGAATCGTATTCCGACTCTCATGAGGTTCTGAAAATTGATGTTTTAAATAAAAATATAAAAAAAATACCTTTATATTTGCTAGATCAAGAAAGAAATTATGAGTTTTCAACATATTTTTGCATTTTGCCTATTGAAAGTTATAAAAAACCGTTGTATAATATAAACAACTTATTTAGAGTTACTAAAATTTTACGGGGACCAGAAGGATGCCCGTGGGATAGAAAGCAAACACATGATACTTGTAAGCAGTGTTTTACCGATGAAGTTAACGAAGCATTAGATGCTATTGACAATAAGGATTATGAAAATTTATGTGAAGAATTAGGGGATGTTTTATTCCAGGTAGTTTTTCATAGTGAAATTGCATCAGAAGAAGGATATTTTAATATTAATGACGTAATAAATAACGTGTGTGAAAAAATGATAAGAAGACATCCACATGTTTTCGGTGATGATAAAGCTGTAACTACAGAAGAAGCATTAAAAATTTGGAATAAAGAGAAACAAAAAGAAAAAGAGAAATGA
- the rpiB gene encoding ribose 5-phosphate isomerase B gives MKISLGCDHGGYELKEIVKKHLEDKGFEIIDTGTYSLDSVDYPDYGQKAAECVSKKECEKGIVICTTGIGISISANKVKGVRCALCTNAYMAKMTRLHNDANMLAFGAGIVGKNLALEIVDTFFSTEFEGGRHIRRIEKMMNIENSNI, from the coding sequence ATGAAAATATCTTTAGGTTGTGACCACGGTGGATATGAATTAAAAGAAATTGTTAAGAAACATTTAGAAGACAAGGGTTTTGAAATTATTGATACGGGAACTTATAGCTTGGATTCTGTTGACTATCCTGATTATGGGCAAAAGGCAGCAGAATGTGTTTCTAAGAAAGAATGTGAAAAAGGTATAGTTATTTGTACAACTGGTATAGGAATATCAATATCAGCAAATAAAGTAAAAGGTGTAAGATGTGCTTTATGTACAAATGCATATATGGCTAAAATGACTAGATTGCATAATGATGCTAATATGTTAGCTTTTGGAGCCGGAATTGTGGGTAAAAACTTAGCTTTAGAAATTGTGGACACATTTTTTTCTACTGAATTTGAAGGTGGTAGACATATAAGAAGGATAGAAAAAATGATGAACATAGAAAATTCTAACATTTAA
- the atpE gene encoding ATP synthase F0 subunit C gives MSNITNEGLILACSAIGAGLAMIAGVGPGIGEGFAAGKACEGVGRQPEAQGDITRTMLIGCAVAETTGIYGLIVALILLFANPLLGKLK, from the coding sequence ATGTCAAATATAACAAATGAAGGTTTAATTTTAGCTTGTTCAGCAATTGGAGCGGGTTTAGCAATGATTGCCGGAGTAGGACCTGGTATTGGTGAAGGTTTTGCTGCAGGTAAAGCATGTGAAGGAGTTGGAAGACAGCCAGAAGCACAAGGAGATATAACAAGAACAATGCTTATAGGATGTGCTGTTGCAGAAACAACAGGTATTTACGGATTAATAGTTGCTTTAATATTATTGTTTGCTAACCCTCTATTAGGAAAATTAAAATAA
- a CDS encoding HU family DNA-binding protein, which produces MNKAELIANIAEKTGFTKKDAERALNAMMDSIKDELVKGEKVQLVGFGTFEVRNRKERTGRNPRNPKEEIAIPASKAPVFKAGKSLKEAVNE; this is translated from the coding sequence GTGAATAAAGCTGAATTAATTGCTAATATAGCAGAAAAAACTGGATTTACTAAGAAAGATGCTGAGAGAGCTCTTAACGCTATGATGGACAGTATAAAAGATGAGTTAGTTAAAGGCGAAAAGGTTCAATTAGTTGGATTTGGAACTTTTGAAGTTAGAAACAGAAAAGAAAGAACAGGAAGAAATCCAAGAAATCCTAAAGAAGAAATTGCAATACCTGCATCAAAAGCACCAGTATTTAAAGCTGGTAAGTCTCTAAAAGAAGCTGTAAACGAATAA
- the wecB gene encoding non-hydrolyzing UDP-N-acetylglucosamine 2-epimerase translates to MDKLKVLLVFGTRPEAVKMAPLIKELKKQDEIITKVCVTGQHREMLDQILHVFDIVPDYDLNIFKPGQTLTEVTHKSLVGVEKVIKEFEPDLMLVQGDTTAVFAGALAAFYNGVKIGHVEAGLRSGDLYSPFPEEANRMLTGVVTNFHFAPTNQARENLFKENYDEEKIFVTGNTAIDALHMVLNKDFKFNDDSVNNIDFKNKKVILMTAHRRENIGENMENIFGAIKEVVESNDNVEIIYPMHKNPKVREIATKILGDNKRIHLTEPIDYLPFAHLMAKSYLIVTDSGGIQEEAPSLGKPVLVVRKETERPEGIEAGTARLIGVDKDNIVKNINKLVRDEKEYEKMAFAVNPYGDGTAAKNIVSIIKEKLL, encoded by the coding sequence ATGGATAAATTAAAAGTATTGTTAGTGTTTGGAACTAGACCGGAAGCTGTTAAAATGGCGCCATTAATAAAAGAATTAAAAAAGCAAGACGAAATTATTACAAAGGTATGTGTTACAGGACAGCACAGAGAAATGCTAGACCAAATATTGCATGTATTTGATATAGTTCCTGATTATGATTTGAACATATTTAAACCGGGTCAAACTTTAACTGAGGTTACTCATAAATCACTTGTAGGTGTTGAAAAGGTAATAAAGGAATTTGAACCTGATTTAATGTTGGTACAAGGAGATACAACAGCTGTTTTTGCTGGAGCTTTAGCTGCTTTTTACAATGGAGTTAAAATAGGTCATGTGGAAGCAGGACTTAGAAGTGGTGATTTGTATTCGCCTTTTCCAGAAGAAGCAAACAGAATGTTAACAGGAGTTGTAACTAACTTTCATTTTGCTCCTACAAATCAAGCAAGAGAAAATTTATTTAAAGAAAATTATGATGAAGAGAAAATATTTGTTACAGGAAACACTGCTATAGATGCACTTCACATGGTACTAAATAAAGACTTTAAATTTAATGATGATTCAGTTAATAATATTGATTTTAAAAATAAGAAAGTAATATTGATGACAGCGCATAGAAGAGAAAATATAGGCGAAAATATGGAAAATATTTTTGGGGCGATAAAAGAAGTTGTGGAATCAAATGACAATGTTGAAATTATATACCCTATGCATAAAAATCCTAAAGTTAGGGAAATAGCAACGAAAATTTTAGGAGATAATAAAAGAATACATTTAACTGAACCTATAGACTATTTACCTTTTGCTCACTTAATGGCAAAATCATATTTAATAGTAACAGATTCTGGTGGTATACAAGAGGAGGCACCTTCTTTAGGTAAACCTGTACTTGTAGTTAGAAAAGAAACAGAAAGACCTGAAGGAATTGAAGCAGGTACAGCAAGACTAATTGGAGTAGATAAAGATAATATTGTTAAAAATATCAACAAGCTAGTTAGAGATGAAAAAGAATATGAAAAAATGGCTTTTGCAGTAAATCCGTACGGAGATGGAACAGCTGCAAAAAATATTGTTAGTATAATAAAAGAAAAGCTTCTTTAG
- a CDS encoding AtpZ/AtpI family protein, giving the protein MSKKYDALKNLTLITQVGLIIVTSLLVSIFLGNIIDRVVKTEYIFKIIFILFGIASGFTSAYKLIMKSVKK; this is encoded by the coding sequence TTGAGTAAAAAGTATGATGCTTTAAAAAATTTAACTTTAATTACACAGGTAGGACTAATTATTGTAACTTCTTTGTTAGTTTCAATATTTTTGGGTAATATTATAGATAGAGTGGTAAAAACAGAGTATATATTTAAAATAATATTTATACTTTTCGGTATTGCCTCAGGTTTTACAAGTGCTTATAAACTGATTATGAAATCAGTAAAAAAGTAG
- a CDS encoding polysaccharide biosynthesis protein, with translation MSKDNFVKGAAILSIAGLVVKILGAIYKIPLTNLITQEGIGYFQPAYNVYNLLLAMSLVGFPTAIARLVSEKRALNNHLGAQQIYSVSLWTLFVVGVVTSVLTLLLARPIVNLMGYPKSYYSLIALVPALLVIPILSAYRGFFQGTQNMVPIAISQILEQVFRVVVGLILAYSLVDYGIEKAAAGATFGASIGGIIALIVMFTFFMMRKKLTQNEIDSAVNNKLDTNKNVVNSILAIAIPITIGASIAPVIGVLDGAIVANRLDALGYLEKEIAVLYGHLSTAHTIINFPQAFSTAIAMSLVPVITEAFTKKDKARLNEISGAGIKISLILALPCGVGMFMLATPLVQLLFSIVGDELATTGLLLSILSISVIFLILVQAFTAILQSVNKQMVPVKNLFIGLIIKVILSFVLISIPTINIKGAALSTGGAYFVVAVLNYIDIKRYTTIKTDSIIKIAALPLLSTAIMAVAVGLTYYVGGLLITGKILTLLSVMVGGIVYSVALFATGTINSKDLELIPMGNKLKKFVRK, from the coding sequence ATGTCAAAGGATAATTTCGTAAAAGGTGCTGCAATTTTAAGTATTGCAGGTCTTGTTGTCAAAATATTAGGAGCAATATATAAAATTCCTCTAACAAATCTTATTACGCAAGAAGGAATAGGTTATTTTCAACCAGCCTATAATGTATATAATCTTTTACTAGCAATGTCACTTGTAGGATTTCCAACAGCGATTGCAAGGTTAGTTTCAGAAAAAAGAGCTTTAAATAATCACTTAGGTGCCCAACAGATTTATAGTGTTTCATTGTGGACTTTATTTGTAGTAGGTGTTGTTACCTCAGTACTTACATTGTTGCTTGCAAGACCAATTGTAAATTTAATGGGTTATCCTAAGTCTTACTATTCATTGATTGCATTAGTTCCAGCACTCTTAGTGATACCTATATTATCAGCATATAGAGGATTTTTTCAAGGAACACAGAACATGGTTCCAATTGCAATATCTCAAATACTAGAACAAGTATTTAGAGTTGTAGTAGGTCTAATACTTGCATATTCTTTAGTTGATTATGGAATTGAAAAAGCAGCTGCTGGTGCAACATTTGGAGCTTCAATTGGTGGAATAATTGCACTAATAGTTATGTTTACATTCTTTATGATGAGAAAAAAATTGACACAAAATGAAATAGATAGTGCAGTTAATAATAAATTAGATACAAATAAAAACGTAGTTAATTCAATATTGGCTATAGCAATACCTATAACAATTGGCGCTTCAATTGCACCAGTTATCGGCGTGTTGGATGGTGCAATAGTGGCAAATAGATTAGATGCTTTAGGCTATTTAGAAAAAGAAATTGCTGTTTTATATGGACATTTAAGTACTGCACATACGATTATAAATTTTCCACAAGCATTTTCAACAGCTATAGCAATGAGTTTAGTGCCTGTTATTACAGAAGCGTTTACTAAAAAAGATAAAGCTAGATTAAATGAAATTTCTGGTGCGGGAATTAAAATATCTTTAATTTTAGCATTACCATGTGGAGTAGGTATGTTTATGTTGGCAACACCACTTGTTCAACTGTTATTTTCGATTGTAGGAGATGAGCTTGCAACAACAGGTTTATTATTATCTATTTTATCTATAAGTGTTATATTCTTAATACTTGTTCAAGCCTTTACAGCCATACTTCAATCAGTTAACAAGCAAATGGTACCGGTTAAGAACTTGTTTATAGGGCTAATTATAAAAGTAATATTATCTTTTGTATTAATATCAATACCAACAATTAATATTAAAGGTGCTGCATTAAGTACAGGAGGGGCATATTTTGTAGTGGCTGTACTTAATTATATTGATATTAAGAGATATACGACAATAAAAACGGATAGCATAATAAAGATAGCAGCTTTGCCATTATTGTCAACTGCAATTATGGCAGTTGCTGTTGGGTTAACATATTATGTTGGTGGACTTTTAATTACAGGTAAAATTTTGACGCTTTTATCAGTAATGGTAGGTGGAATTGTTTACTCTGTAGCATTGTTTGCAACAGGAACAATAAATTCCAAAGATCTTGAACTTATACCTATGGGTAATAAATTGAAAAAATTTGTAAGAAAATAA
- a CDS encoding cation:proton antiporter, with protein sequence MEQSSKFLFDVGVILLAANLGGIIAVKFKQPCVLGQILAGLLIGPSVFGIIGETEIISCLSEIGVILLMFMAGLETDLEELKRSAGSSLFIALGGIVVPYILGVGAVLLFYKDATIEAAIFAGVILTATSISITVQSLREFNKVKDKVGVNILGAAIMDDVIGIVILAVVVGIVSPTNGSNPLIIIAKIIVFFVLALIVGIILVKLFSKYLHKFAHIVTPGTVALICCFLIAFFASELGLATIIGAYTAGIIFSKIRKFKSKVDNDFSVIAYTIFTPIFFANIGIGVDLNGITSIVFPVIFLVVAIFGKIIGCGVTAKLTGFSNKEALQVGIGMIPRAEVALIVANLGKNLGIIPNGLFTSAIVVSMGTTILTPILLKKVFKEKNNKDNLIKGEL encoded by the coding sequence ATGGAGCAGAGTTCAAAATTTTTATTTGATGTAGGAGTCATATTATTAGCGGCAAATTTAGGTGGAATAATAGCCGTAAAGTTTAAACAGCCTTGCGTGCTTGGTCAAATATTGGCAGGTTTACTTATTGGACCTTCAGTATTTGGTATTATTGGTGAAACTGAAATAATATCATGTTTATCTGAAATAGGTGTTATATTGTTAATGTTTATGGCTGGATTGGAAACTGATTTAGAGGAATTAAAAAGATCAGCAGGAAGTTCTTTGTTTATTGCACTGGGTGGTATAGTTGTTCCGTACATACTTGGAGTTGGAGCAGTTCTTCTATTTTATAAGGATGCGACAATTGAAGCAGCAATATTTGCAGGAGTAATATTAACTGCTACTAGTATTAGTATTACAGTTCAATCGCTTAGAGAATTTAATAAGGTTAAGGATAAAGTAGGAGTTAATATATTAGGTGCTGCAATAATGGATGATGTTATAGGTATAGTCATACTTGCAGTAGTTGTAGGAATAGTTAGTCCAACAAATGGTAGTAATCCATTAATTATTATAGCTAAAATAATAGTATTTTTTGTATTAGCACTTATAGTTGGTATAATTTTAGTAAAATTGTTTTCTAAATATTTGCACAAATTTGCGCATATCGTTACTCCGGGGACTGTAGCTTTAATATGTTGTTTTTTAATAGCATTTTTTGCTTCCGAATTAGGATTAGCAACTATTATTGGAGCATATACAGCAGGTATTATATTTTCTAAGATACGAAAATTTAAAAGTAAAGTTGATAATGATTTTAGCGTAATAGCGTATACTATATTTACACCGATTTTCTTTGCTAATATCGGAATAGGAGTAGATTTAAATGGAATTACCTCTATAGTGTTCCCAGTTATATTTTTGGTAGTAGCGATATTTGGTAAAATAATAGGTTGTGGAGTTACGGCAAAACTTACTGGATTTAGCAATAAAGAGGCATTGCAAGTAGGCATTGGAATGATTCCAAGAGCAGAGGTGGCACTTATAGTTGCTAATCTTGGTAAAAATTTAGGAATAATTCCTAATGGATTATTTACATCTGCAATTGTTGTTTCTATGGGAACTACAATTTTAACACCAATTCTTTTGAAAAAAGTTTTTAAGGAAAAAAATAATAAAGATAATTTAATTAAGGGCGAACTATAG
- a CDS encoding glycosyltransferase family 4 protein: MNNYLYIIAFFSSLVIAFLMTPLARKLAIKVGALDVPKCERKIHKKPMPYFGGLAMYIAIIACAIVFLPHNTVNISVIIGATILVLAGIVDDMYDMPAKVKLLIQIIAAVVAVVGGVRIHFITNPLSMTGMSMLDKFSIPITIIWIVGITNTINLIDGLDGLAAGVSGIASLSLLVTAITKGHDFITVQCAIVSGACFGFLPHNFNPAKIFMGDTGAMLLGYLLSIIGILGMVKSATAITLIVPILAIGIPILDTFFAIIRRLINKKSIMEADKEHLHHQLMNKGLSQKKTVLILYVISAVLGFTAVFISNVSTPIGILAGVIVALVIFLLAKKLNLMRKIK, translated from the coding sequence ATGAATAATTATTTATATATAATTGCTTTTTTTAGTTCACTGGTTATTGCCTTTTTAATGACACCATTAGCGAGAAAACTAGCAATAAAAGTTGGAGCATTAGATGTTCCTAAGTGTGAAAGAAAAATACACAAAAAACCAATGCCTTATTTTGGTGGACTTGCAATGTACATTGCCATAATTGCATGTGCTATAGTTTTTCTACCTCATAATACAGTTAATATATCAGTTATCATAGGTGCTACAATTTTGGTTTTAGCAGGTATAGTTGATGACATGTATGATATGCCGGCAAAGGTTAAGTTGCTAATTCAAATTATTGCAGCAGTAGTAGCAGTGGTAGGTGGGGTAAGAATACACTTTATAACTAATCCACTTTCGATGACTGGAATGAGCATGTTAGATAAGTTTTCTATACCTATAACCATAATATGGATAGTTGGTATAACTAATACTATAAATCTTATAGATGGACTTGATGGATTAGCGGCAGGAGTATCAGGAATAGCTTCTTTATCTTTGCTTGTAACAGCAATTACTAAAGGGCATGATTTTATAACTGTACAATGTGCAATAGTTTCTGGAGCTTGTTTTGGATTCCTACCACATAATTTTAATCCAGCAAAAATATTTATGGGTGATACAGGTGCTATGCTTCTAGGATATTTGCTGTCTATAATTGGTATTCTCGGTATGGTCAAAAGCGCAACCGCAATAACTTTGATTGTACCAATATTAGCTATTGGAATACCAATATTAGATACTTTCTTTGCTATAATAAGAAGACTTATTAATAAAAAGTCTATTATGGAAGCAGATAAGGAACATCTACATCATCAGTTGATGAATAAAGGCTTATCACAAAAAAAGACTGTACTAATATTATATGTTATTAGTGCTGTACTTGGATTTACAGCAGTTTTTATTTCAAATGTAAGCACACCAATAGGAATATTAGCAGGTGTAATAGTAGCATTAGTAATTTTTTTATTAGCAAAAAAATTAAATTTAATGAGAAAAATTAAATAA